In a genomic window of Mageeibacillus indolicus UPII9-5:
- a CDS encoding ABC transporter ATP-binding protein, producing the protein MDYFIEMNHITKKFGDFKANDDITLQVRKGEIHALLGENGAGKSTLMSVLFGLYQPEAGEIKINGQTVAINNPNDANALGIGMVHQHFKLVHNFTVIESIVLGHETVKYGCLKMDEARKKVIELSERYRLKIDPDAYISDITVGMQQRVEILKMLYCDNSILIFDEPTAVLTPQEIDELMKIMKKLVEEGRSIIFITHKLNEIKAVADRCSVLRKGRYMGTIDVATTTKEEMSEMMVGRKVNFIINKKDIKPGDPVLTVKNLSVKSTYHKKDAVKNVSFDVKKGEILCVAGIDGNGQSELVYGITGLMPLSNGQILLNGQDITNATIRQRCLLGMAHIPEDRHRDGLVLDYTLEENLVLQSYYTDRFQKHGFLKFDAIKEYAQYLIKKFDIRSSHGATSIVRGMSGGNQQKAIIARELDRNPEIVVAVQPVRGLDVGAIEYIHKQLVAQRDAGKGVLLVSLELDEVMDVSDRIIVMYEGEIVADVNPHEITVEELGLYMSGAKRGVGYEK; encoded by the coding sequence GTGGACTACTTCATTGAAATGAATCACATCACCAAGAAATTCGGTGATTTCAAAGCCAATGACGACATAACTCTCCAAGTGCGCAAAGGTGAGATCCATGCGCTTTTAGGGGAAAACGGTGCTGGCAAATCGACTTTGATGAGCGTGCTTTTCGGTTTGTACCAACCGGAAGCGGGTGAAATAAAGATAAACGGTCAAACGGTGGCCATCAACAACCCGAACGACGCCAACGCCTTAGGCATTGGAATGGTACACCAGCATTTTAAATTAGTTCATAATTTTACCGTTATTGAAAGCATTGTTCTGGGCCATGAAACAGTCAAATACGGTTGCCTTAAGATGGACGAGGCACGAAAAAAAGTAATTGAACTCAGTGAGCGTTACAGGTTGAAGATAGATCCAGACGCATATATTTCCGATATAACGGTTGGCATGCAGCAAAGGGTAGAAATCCTCAAGATGCTCTATTGCGACAACAGCATTTTGATTTTTGACGAACCTACCGCCGTTTTGACTCCGCAGGAAATTGACGAGTTGATGAAAATCATGAAAAAGTTGGTTGAAGAAGGCCGGTCCATCATTTTTATCACGCATAAACTTAACGAAATTAAAGCGGTAGCCGACCGTTGCAGCGTTTTGCGCAAAGGCAGATACATGGGAACTATTGATGTGGCCACGACGACCAAAGAAGAAATGTCGGAGATGATGGTAGGCCGCAAAGTTAACTTTATCATCAACAAAAAAGACATAAAGCCTGGTGACCCGGTTTTAACGGTAAAAAATCTTTCCGTAAAATCGACTTATCACAAAAAAGACGCGGTAAAAAACGTAAGTTTCGATGTCAAAAAGGGAGAAATTCTCTGCGTGGCTGGAATCGATGGCAACGGGCAATCCGAACTTGTTTACGGCATAACTGGTTTGATGCCGCTTTCCAACGGACAGATTTTGCTCAACGGCCAGGACATAACGAACGCCACCATTCGCCAACGTTGCCTGCTAGGGATGGCACACATCCCGGAAGATCGTCATCGGGACGGCCTGGTGCTTGACTATACTTTGGAAGAAAATTTGGTTTTGCAGTCCTACTATACCGACCGTTTCCAAAAACATGGTTTCCTCAAGTTTGATGCCATAAAAGAATATGCACAATATTTGATCAAAAAATTTGACATCAGATCAAGTCATGGCGCAACTAGCATAGTGCGCGGTATGTCCGGTGGCAACCAACAAAAAGCTATTATTGCCAGGGAACTTGATCGTAATCCGGAGATTGTCGTTGCCGTCCAGCCAGTGCGCGGCCTCGATGTAGGTGCCATTGAATACATACATAAGCAGTTGGTAGCTCAACGTGATGCCGGCAAAGGTGTTTTGTTGGTATCGTTGGAACTCGATGAAGTTATGGATGTCAGCGACAGAATAATCGTTATGTACGAAGGCGAAATCGTGGCCGATGTCAATCCGCACGAAATTACGGTGGAAGAACTTGGTCTTTATATGTCAGGGGCGAAACGAGGTGTCGGCTATGAAAAATAA
- a CDS encoding cytidine deaminase, whose translation MTDFELLQMALDARKRAYTPYSHFKVGAALLTADGKVYQGCNIENAAYTPTNCAERTAFFKAVAEGERSFTAIAVVGAPEGQEADQFCPPCGVCRQVMEEFCDPAAFRIILADPEHGTVSYRLNEILPYGFGPANL comes from the coding sequence ATGACAGATTTTGAGCTTTTGCAAATGGCACTTGATGCTCGCAAACGGGCTTATACGCCCTATTCCCATTTCAAAGTTGGCGCGGCATTGCTGACCGCTGACGGCAAAGTATATCAAGGATGTAATATTGAAAATGCGGCCTATACCCCGACAAATTGCGCGGAGCGGACCGCGTTTTTTAAAGCTGTGGCAGAGGGCGAAAGATCCTTCACCGCTATTGCGGTTGTCGGCGCGCCGGAGGGGCAGGAGGCCGATCAATTCTGTCCGCCCTGCGGGGTTTGTCGTCAAGTAATGGAGGAATTTTGCGATCCGGCCGCATTCCGTATAATTCTTGCCGATCCGGAGCATGGAACGGTCAGCTATCGGCTGAATGAAATTCTACCGTACGGCTTTGGCCCAGCAAATCTGTAA